The following proteins are encoded in a genomic region of Synechococcus sp. CBW1002:
- a CDS encoding response regulator, producing the protein MGKTQRIWVVDDDPELRQLLGTYLTDQGYDVRCLAGGAQLMARLENQRPDLVVLDVMMPGDDGLTLLRRLRDRGDDLPVVMLTARGDAVDRIIGLEQGADDYLAKPFLPRELSARIEAVLRRRVVLPAGTPMAEGQEVCFGDNQLDLAARTLRRGQETIVITSGEFSLLSAFVQHPHRPLSRERLIELARGPDSETDSRSMDVQVSRVRRLVEPDPSRPRYIQTVWGYGYVFVPDGQPRSR; encoded by the coding sequence ATGGGCAAGACGCAACGGATCTGGGTGGTGGATGACGATCCCGAGCTGCGCCAGTTGCTCGGCACTTACCTCACCGATCAGGGCTATGACGTGCGCTGCCTGGCCGGTGGCGCCCAGCTGATGGCCCGGCTCGAGAACCAGCGCCCCGATCTGGTGGTGCTGGACGTGATGATGCCCGGTGACGATGGCCTCACCCTGCTGCGGCGGCTGCGCGACCGTGGCGACGATCTGCCGGTGGTGATGCTCACCGCCCGCGGTGATGCGGTGGACCGGATCATCGGACTGGAGCAGGGGGCCGACGATTACCTCGCCAAACCCTTCCTGCCGCGGGAGCTGAGCGCCCGCATCGAGGCCGTGCTGCGGCGACGGGTGGTTCTGCCGGCCGGCACGCCGATGGCGGAAGGGCAGGAGGTGTGTTTCGGTGACAACCAGCTCGATCTGGCCGCCCGCACCCTGCGGCGGGGACAGGAGACGATCGTGATCACCAGCGGGGAGTTCAGCCTGCTCAGCGCCTTCGTGCAGCATCCCCACCGGCCTCTGTCGCGCGAACGCCTGATCGAGCTGGCCCGCGGACCCGATTCCGAGACCGACAGCCGCAGCATGGATGTGCAGGTCTCACGGGTGCGCCGCCTGGTGGAACCGGACCCCTCCCGGCCTCGCTACATCCAGACGGTCTGGGGCTACGGCTACGTCTTCGTACCGGATGGACAACCGCGCAGTCGCTGA
- a CDS encoding histidinol-phosphate transaminase — translation MSSPVPPEIHGGNRVAIAARLGCLPADLLDLSASLVPFGPPLRLRLATLAAMAGPSLRDYPDRGYGALRQAIAALHGLPPAWVLPGNGAAELFTWAARDAAATGVSALPAPGFADYRRALATWGGASRPLPLRLDWPAGFPQHWGAAFADDQAGSGDDQLSGHSQAPPVLWITNPHNPSGQLWSRDSLVPLLERHRLVIVDEAFLPLVPAGEAQSLAPLLPHHPNLVVIRSLTKLLSIAGLRLGYALAAPERLQRWSTWRDPWPVNGPAAAMAAGWLADGPRRDRWTVRVQRWVAVEGPWLAAQLAALPGLTPMPSAANFLLVRHAGGASLEPLRLALEQRHRILLRGCRSFEGLGEGWLRIGLQDRRRHRRLLQALALEWGRCGLQG, via the coding sequence ATGTCTTCGCCGGTGCCGCCTGAGATCCACGGGGGCAACCGGGTGGCCATCGCCGCTCGCCTCGGTTGCCTCCCCGCCGATCTGCTCGATCTCAGCGCCTCGCTGGTGCCCTTCGGGCCGCCCCTGAGATTGCGCCTGGCCACTCTGGCGGCCATGGCCGGCCCGTCGCTGCGCGACTATCCCGATCGCGGCTACGGCGCCCTGCGCCAAGCGATCGCCGCCCTGCACGGTCTGCCGCCGGCTTGGGTGCTGCCCGGAAACGGCGCCGCCGAGCTGTTCACCTGGGCGGCGCGTGACGCGGCGGCCACCGGCGTCAGCGCGCTGCCGGCACCGGGCTTCGCCGATTACCGGCGGGCCCTGGCCACCTGGGGCGGCGCCAGCAGGCCACTCCCCCTGCGGCTCGACTGGCCGGCCGGCTTCCCCCAGCACTGGGGGGCGGCCTTTGCGGATGACCAGGCCGGCTCCGGCGATGACCAGCTCTCAGGCCATTCGCAGGCGCCGCCGGTGCTGTGGATCACCAATCCCCATAACCCCAGCGGCCAGCTCTGGAGCCGCGACTCCCTGGTGCCGCTGCTGGAGCGTCACCGGCTCGTGATCGTGGACGAGGCCTTCCTGCCCCTGGTTCCCGCCGGAGAAGCCCAATCCCTGGCGCCCCTGCTGCCGCACCATCCCAACCTGGTGGTGATCCGCAGCCTCACCAAGCTGCTGTCGATCGCGGGCCTGCGGCTGGGCTATGCCCTGGCGGCGCCGGAGCGCCTGCAGCGCTGGAGCACCTGGCGGGATCCCTGGCCGGTGAATGGCCCGGCGGCGGCGATGGCGGCCGGCTGGCTCGCCGATGGGCCGCGGCGCGATCGCTGGACGGTACGGGTGCAGCGTTGGGTGGCGGTGGAAGGGCCCTGGCTGGCCGCCCAGCTGGCGGCCCTGCCGGGACTGACGCCGATGCCCTCGGCGGCGAACTTCCTGCTGGTGCGCCACGCCGGTGGAGCCTCGCTGGAGCCGTTGCGGCTGGCCCTGGAGCAGCGCCACCGCATCCTGTTGCGTGGCTGCCGCTCCTTCGAGGGGCTGGGGGAGGGCTGGCTGCGCATCGGCCTCCAGGATCGGCGGCGTCATCGCCGCCTGCTCCAGGCCCTGGCCCTGGAGTGGGGGCGCTGCGGCCTGCAGGGCTGA
- a CDS encoding HAMP domain-containing sensor histidine kinase: MDNRAVAESPGGFRRHSLLILLRFLLVAAAGFGLSVVLLQLLLARRLERAQIAQLGQEVAFNLRLGELALERLPPSAVAQLTGLPLRVGPQPLPTGDRRLYRQAGRLRLELCERLNSCPTVVPAGLEARGVWVELLSPLEPVWLFTALPPASRWPPDPLVLSLALVSGGGLAGLAFLWLEVQRPLAQLEQALGRVGREAQLPPLAPHGTGAVRRLTLRFNAMVQRLELSERERATMLAGIAHDLKSPITRLRLRLSFAPLSGPERDRSEADLDALERITSQFLLFAGGADAEIPVRLPLDQLLAELSAAFDPAVLELDLEPMERVVQPTALSRAVGNLIDNALSHGEPPLRLVLRATDPDTAANDPEEFRIELWDRGAGISPERWEQALMPFQRLDEARGGQGHCGLGLAIAARVASMHGGVLYCRRGDGPQAGGFAVGLRGRSIHSDPVTPGPLTGHSSVRPSADHGA; this comes from the coding sequence ATGGACAACCGCGCAGTCGCTGAGTCACCCGGGGGATTTCGGCGCCACAGCCTGCTGATCCTGCTGCGCTTTCTGCTGGTGGCAGCCGCCGGCTTCGGACTCAGCGTTGTCCTGCTGCAACTGCTGCTGGCACGGCGTCTGGAGCGGGCCCAGATCGCCCAGCTCGGCCAGGAGGTGGCCTTCAATCTGCGTCTTGGGGAACTGGCCCTGGAGCGCCTGCCCCCATCGGCCGTGGCCCAGCTCACCGGCTTGCCCCTGCGGGTGGGTCCACAGCCCCTGCCCACGGGCGATCGGCGCCTCTATCGACAGGCCGGTCGCCTGCGGCTCGAGCTGTGCGAACGCCTCAACAGCTGCCCCACCGTGGTGCCGGCAGGGCTTGAGGCCCGGGGGGTCTGGGTGGAGCTCCTGTCTCCCCTGGAGCCGGTGTGGCTGTTCACGGCCCTGCCGCCGGCCTCGCGCTGGCCCCCCGACCCGCTCGTGCTCAGCCTCGCCCTGGTGTCGGGAGGAGGACTGGCGGGTCTGGCCTTTCTCTGGCTGGAGGTGCAACGCCCCCTGGCCCAGCTGGAGCAGGCGCTCGGCCGGGTGGGCCGCGAGGCCCAGCTGCCGCCCCTGGCGCCGCACGGCACCGGTGCCGTGCGGCGGCTGACCCTGCGCTTCAACGCCATGGTGCAGCGGCTGGAGCTCAGCGAGCGGGAGCGGGCCACCATGCTGGCCGGCATCGCCCACGACCTCAAGAGTCCGATCACGCGCCTGCGCCTGCGGCTCAGCTTCGCACCCCTCTCCGGGCCGGAACGGGACCGCTCCGAGGCCGATCTGGACGCACTCGAGCGCATCACCAGCCAGTTTCTGCTCTTTGCCGGTGGCGCCGATGCCGAAATCCCGGTGCGTCTGCCGCTCGATCAATTGCTGGCCGAGCTTTCCGCCGCCTTCGATCCGGCTGTACTGGAGCTGGACCTCGAACCGATGGAACGGGTGGTGCAGCCCACCGCCCTGTCCCGTGCCGTGGGCAACCTGATCGACAACGCCCTCAGCCACGGTGAACCACCGCTGCGGCTTGTGCTGCGCGCCACAGACCCTGACACAGCAGCCAACGATCCAGAGGAGTTCCGCATCGAGCTCTGGGATCGGGGCGCCGGCATCTCACCGGAACGCTGGGAGCAGGCGTTGATGCCGTTCCAGCGGCTGGATGAGGCCCGCGGCGGCCAGGGCCACTGTGGGCTCGGCCTGGCGATCGCGGCCCGGGTGGCGTCGATGCATGGCGGAGTGCTCTATTGCCGCCGCGGCGATGGACCGCAGGCGGGTGGTTTTGCCGTGGGTCTGCGGGGCCGCTCGATCCATTCCGATCCGGTCACACCTGGCCCCCTGACCGGACACAGTTCCGTCAGACCCTCTGCCGACCATGGGGCCTGA
- the murG gene encoding undecaprenyldiphospho-muramoylpentapeptide beta-N-acetylglucosaminyltransferase — protein sequence MPRLLIAASGTGGHLFPALAVAEALPPAWSVQWLGVPDRLERQLVPSRYPLHTVRAGGLQGRGLRKLWNLLKLLNATRAVRRLIRREQITVVFSSGGYIAAPAILAARWCGVPVVLHESNAIPGKVTRLLGRLCSRVAVGLPQAAERLPRCRPLVTGTPVRQALLEPAPLPDWVPAGDGPLLLVVGGSQGALGLNRMVRPLLPKLVAAGCRVVHLTGSNDPEAGQTSLSGLVERPFSEAMAGLLQHADLAISRAGAGSLSELAVCGTPAILVPFPQAADHHQDANAAAAAAVGAAVIVAQQPPSDPDLERTLWRLLGPRLEGEPVQPDADPLLSLRRGMERLAVRDADRQVAALLVELGAANAEQQPQA from the coding sequence ATGCCCAGGCTTCTGATCGCCGCCAGTGGTACGGGTGGCCATCTGTTTCCGGCCCTGGCTGTGGCGGAGGCTCTGCCGCCCGCCTGGAGCGTGCAATGGCTGGGGGTGCCTGATCGACTGGAGCGCCAGCTGGTGCCGAGCCGCTATCCGCTCCACACGGTGCGGGCCGGTGGATTGCAGGGGCGAGGCCTGCGCAAGCTCTGGAATCTGCTGAAGCTGCTCAACGCCACCCGGGCTGTGCGCCGCCTGATCCGGCGGGAGCAGATCACGGTGGTGTTCAGCAGCGGCGGCTACATCGCCGCACCGGCGATCCTGGCGGCCCGATGGTGCGGCGTACCGGTGGTGCTGCACGAAAGCAATGCCATCCCCGGCAAGGTGACGCGCCTGCTGGGTCGCCTCTGCAGCCGTGTGGCGGTGGGGCTGCCGCAGGCGGCCGAGCGGCTGCCCCGCTGCCGGCCGCTGGTCACCGGCACACCGGTGCGCCAGGCACTACTGGAACCGGCCCCCCTGCCCGACTGGGTGCCGGCCGGTGATGGCCCGCTGCTGCTGGTGGTGGGCGGCAGCCAGGGGGCCCTGGGCCTGAACCGGATGGTGCGACCGCTGCTGCCGAAGCTGGTGGCGGCCGGCTGCCGGGTGGTGCATCTCACCGGCAGCAACGATCCTGAAGCCGGCCAGACCAGCCTCAGCGGCCTGGTGGAACGGCCCTTCAGCGAGGCTATGGCGGGCCTGCTGCAGCACGCCGACCTGGCGATCAGCCGCGCCGGGGCCGGCAGCCTCAGTGAACTGGCGGTGTGCGGCACCCCGGCGATCCTGGTGCCCTTCCCGCAGGCCGCCGACCACCACCAGGACGCCAACGCGGCAGCGGCAGCGGCGGTGGGGGCGGCGGTGATCGTGGCGCAACAGCCCCCCTCCGATCCCGACCTGGAGCGCACCCTCTGGCGGCTGCTGGGCCCACGATTGGAAGGAGAGCCGGTCCAGCCCGATGCCGATCCCCTGCTGAGCCTGCGGCGGGGCATGGAGCGCCTGGCCGTGCGCGATGCCGACCGGCAGGTGGCGGCGCTGCTGGTGGAGCTCGGCGCGGCAAACGCCGAACAGCAGCCCCAGGCCTGA
- a CDS encoding NAD(P)-dependent oxidoreductase encodes MATNLLAAGFPLTVHNRTRKAEEPLAAAGAARACSPADAAATAEILCLCLTDGAAVEDVLFGPQGAAAALPAGGLVIDFSTIDPSQAQACHDRLRPLGLDLVDAPVTGGTEGAKAGTLSVLVGGAEASVHRAMPLLQTVGKTVTHFGPIGAGQQVKAVNQVLVAGSYAAVAEAMALGQRLGLPMEMVRQALCGGAAGSWALEHRAATMLRGDYPLGFKLSLHRKDLTIALAAARAVGLSLPLSERVSHLEEELIAAGHGDDDVSCLMRWFQA; translated from the coding sequence ATGGCGACAAATCTCCTGGCCGCCGGCTTCCCCCTGACAGTTCACAACCGCACCCGCAAGGCGGAGGAGCCCCTGGCTGCGGCCGGCGCTGCGCGGGCATGCTCACCAGCGGATGCGGCAGCCACAGCAGAGATTCTCTGCCTCTGTCTCACCGATGGTGCTGCGGTGGAAGACGTGCTGTTCGGCCCCCAGGGTGCCGCCGCTGCTCTTCCTGCGGGCGGATTGGTGATCGACTTCTCCACGATCGATCCCTCGCAGGCGCAGGCATGCCATGACCGCCTCAGGCCCCTTGGCCTCGATCTCGTCGATGCCCCAGTCACGGGGGGGACCGAGGGTGCCAAGGCTGGAACGCTCTCGGTGCTGGTCGGAGGCGCAGAGGCTTCGGTCCATCGGGCCATGCCGCTGTTGCAGACCGTCGGGAAGACCGTGACGCACTTCGGGCCGATCGGCGCAGGCCAGCAGGTCAAGGCGGTGAATCAGGTGCTGGTGGCCGGCAGTTATGCGGCGGTGGCGGAAGCCATGGCCCTGGGCCAGCGGCTGGGGTTGCCAATGGAGATGGTGAGGCAGGCCCTCTGCGGCGGTGCCGCGGGCTCCTGGGCCCTGGAGCACCGCGCCGCCACCATGCTGCGGGGCGACTATCCCCTGGGGTTCAAGCTCTCCCTGCACCGCAAGGATCTGACGATCGCCCTGGCCGCCGCCAGGGCAGTGGGGTTGTCCCTGCCGTTGAGCGAGCGGGTGAGCCATCTGGAAGAGGAGCTGATCGCCGCCGGCCATGGCGACGACGACGTGTCCTGCCTGATGCGCTGGTTCCAGGCCTGA
- a CDS encoding NAD(P)/FAD-dependent oxidoreductase, with protein sequence MNAPDWDVIVVGAGPAGALAAHQLARRRLRVLLVEKRAFPRWKVCGSCLNGVALRALEDAGLGHLVDDQGAVPLARLRLGLQGHQVDLALPVGRSLSRSRFDLALSEAAVAAGAVLRLQTEASVGGACPGGRQVLLRSGDEHQSTSARVVLLATGLGSSGLDPDIPIQTRINPHARVGAGCRLDAEVSGYGKGTIHMAIGQHGYVGLVRNEDGGLNLAAAFDRTHLIAAGGPAACAATVLAEAGFDPVPQGSETSWRATPALTRQSTPPAAERLLLLGDAAGYVEPFTGEGMGWALVGALAAVPLVLQGQEGWSRGLEREWSRRHARLIGSRQRFCHALAFALRRPGLSRNLLAAAERWPALTAPLLQQLGGATLERLTPEPCP encoded by the coding sequence ATGAACGCTCCGGACTGGGATGTGATCGTGGTCGGGGCCGGGCCCGCCGGCGCCCTCGCCGCCCACCAACTGGCCCGTCGCCGGTTGCGGGTGCTGCTGGTGGAGAAGCGGGCCTTTCCCCGCTGGAAGGTCTGCGGCAGCTGCCTGAACGGCGTCGCCCTCAGGGCCCTGGAGGATGCGGGCCTGGGCCACCTGGTTGACGACCAGGGCGCTGTTCCCCTCGCCCGGCTCCGCCTCGGCCTGCAAGGCCATCAGGTGGACCTCGCCCTGCCCGTGGGCCGATCCCTCTCCAGGAGCCGCTTCGACCTGGCCCTGAGTGAGGCCGCCGTGGCTGCCGGAGCCGTGTTGCGCCTGCAGACCGAGGCCAGCGTGGGCGGTGCCTGTCCGGGGGGCAGGCAGGTGCTGCTGCGCTCCGGCGACGAGCATCAGAGCACCAGCGCCCGGGTCGTGCTGCTGGCCACGGGGCTGGGCAGTTCCGGGCTGGATCCGGACATCCCGATCCAGACGCGGATCAACCCCCACGCCAGGGTCGGCGCCGGCTGCCGGCTGGACGCCGAGGTGAGCGGCTATGGCAAGGGCACGATCCACATGGCCATCGGCCAGCACGGCTACGTGGGGCTGGTGCGCAACGAAGACGGAGGCCTCAACCTGGCCGCGGCCTTCGACCGCACCCACCTGATCGCTGCCGGAGGTCCGGCCGCCTGCGCTGCCACGGTGCTGGCCGAGGCCGGCTTCGATCCCGTGCCCCAGGGCAGCGAGACCTCCTGGCGGGCCACCCCGGCCCTCACCCGCCAGAGCACACCCCCGGCGGCCGAGCGGCTGCTGCTGCTGGGGGATGCCGCTGGCTACGTGGAACCCTTCACGGGCGAGGGCATGGGCTGGGCTCTGGTCGGGGCTCTGGCGGCGGTGCCCCTGGTGCTGCAGGGGCAGGAGGGCTGGAGCCGGGGCCTCGAGAGGGAGTGGTCCCGCCGCCATGCCCGTCTGATCGGATCGAGGCAGCGCTTCTGCCATGCCCTGGCCTTCGCCCTGCGGCGCCCCGGCCTGAGCCGCAACCTGCTGGCGGCGGCCGAGCGCTGGCCGGCACTGACCGCCCCACTCCTCCAGCAGCTGGGTGGTGCAACCCTGGAACGTCTGACCCCAGAGCCATGTCCCTGA
- a CDS encoding EF-hand domain-containing protein, with protein sequence MPPALRLRPGRRQRRLAALMVGTAVALAAAVAPSPLLLPGPAQAREVAQQQRDLETYRQRLQELFRRLDRNGDQRLERSEVRGHAYIEKHFERLDRSGRGHLTPADFVPHRAAWQGERLRAMFLRADHNRNGRIERGEAKDLRWLQENFSQADRNGDGGVSLQELGELRRHRAGSASW encoded by the coding sequence TTGCCTCCCGCCCTCCGGCTCCGGCCGGGGCGCCGGCAGCGGCGGCTGGCTGCCCTGATGGTCGGCACGGCCGTGGCTCTGGCCGCGGCCGTTGCTCCATCCCCGCTTCTTCTCCCCGGTCCGGCGCAGGCCAGGGAAGTAGCGCAGCAGCAGCGGGATCTCGAGACCTACCGCCAGCGGCTGCAGGAGCTGTTCCGGCGGCTGGACCGCAACGGCGACCAACGCCTCGAGCGGAGCGAAGTGCGGGGACATGCCTACATCGAAAAGCACTTCGAACGGTTGGATCGCAGTGGCCGAGGCCATCTCACCCCCGCCGACTTCGTGCCCCACCGCGCTGCATGGCAGGGCGAACGGTTGCGGGCGATGTTCCTGCGGGCCGATCACAACCGCAATGGCCGGATCGAGCGCGGCGAAGCCAAGGACCTGCGATGGCTGCAGGAGAACTTCAGCCAGGCCGACCGCAACGGGGATGGCGGCGTCAGCCTGCAGGAACTGGGTGAGCTGCGGCGGCATCGGGCGGGATCCGCGTCCTGGTGA
- a CDS encoding methyltransferase domain-containing protein: protein MLFQPLAQRHRQPEWMDQPGLDPAAHTQALEGLRRINALSGAVGSLLAPIRFLAREHNGQALRVLDLACGGGDNTSALAERARREGLAVRVDGCDLSPQAVAMASRSSRERDLDGVFFQADVLKDPLPDDYDVILCTLFLHHLDEEAAVGLLSRMGRASRQLVLVNDLIRSPLGYGLAWAGCRLLSRSPIVHFDGPVSVQGAFQLEEVRSLAVRAGLDGAKIRRSWPERYLLCWRRPGGPPQP from the coding sequence ATGCTTTTCCAGCCACTGGCCCAGCGGCACCGGCAACCCGAGTGGATGGACCAGCCTGGCCTCGATCCCGCCGCCCACACCCAGGCCCTGGAGGGTCTGCGCAGGATCAACGCCCTCAGTGGTGCCGTGGGTTCCCTGCTTGCTCCGATCCGTTTCCTGGCCCGGGAGCACAACGGACAGGCCCTGCGGGTTCTCGATCTGGCCTGCGGCGGCGGGGACAACACCAGTGCCCTGGCGGAACGGGCCCGTCGCGAAGGGCTCGCCGTGCGTGTCGACGGCTGCGACCTCAGCCCCCAGGCGGTGGCCATGGCCTCACGCAGCTCCAGGGAGCGGGATCTAGACGGAGTCTTCTTCCAGGCCGACGTCCTGAAGGATCCCCTGCCTGACGACTACGACGTCATCCTCTGCACCCTCTTCCTGCACCATCTGGACGAGGAGGCGGCGGTGGGTCTGCTCAGCCGCATGGGTCGCGCCAGCCGCCAGCTGGTGTTGGTCAATGACCTGATCCGCAGTCCCCTGGGCTACGGGCTGGCCTGGGCGGGCTGCCGCCTGCTGAGTCGCTCCCCGATCGTTCATTTCGATGGCCCCGTCTCGGTGCAGGGCGCCTTCCAGTTGGAGGAAGTGCGCTCCCTGGCGGTCCGGGCGGGTCTCGATGGCGCCAAGATCCGGCGCAGCTGGCCCGAGCGCTATCTGCTGTGCTGGCGCCGGCCAGGCGGCCCGCCCCAGCCTTGA
- a CDS encoding type III polyketide synthase: MSLTIHGLGTALPPHRIAQGDAAAIAAEVALPNQVPSASQRRLLATLHRRSGVATRHSVLLEPTGTESCHQQSFFGATSPGTAERMRRYAQEAPTLALRAVLAALDQAQLPPERITHLITVSCTGFQAPGVDLSLMTALKLPADVARTHVGFMGCHGALNGLRVAAGFTGADPEACVLLCAVELCSLHLQYGWEAERIVANSLFADGAAALVACGKEPEAESPSAPRLRRLIASGSLLVPDSTEAMSWAIEDHGFAMGLSPRVPDLIAEHLRPWLTGWLAVHQLTLAAIGSWAVHPGGPRILSAVTEALGLDPLLIEPSRSVLRDCGNMSSPTLLFILERLRRSGARGPCLAMAFGPGLCVEVALLA, from the coding sequence ATGTCCCTGACAATCCACGGCCTGGGGACGGCCCTGCCCCCCCATCGCATCGCCCAGGGCGACGCTGCCGCCATCGCCGCCGAGGTGGCCCTGCCCAACCAGGTTCCCTCTGCGTCCCAACGCCGGCTCCTCGCTACCCTTCATCGCCGCTCAGGGGTGGCCACACGCCACAGCGTTCTGCTGGAGCCCACGGGCACGGAGTCGTGCCATCAGCAGTCCTTCTTCGGAGCCACCAGCCCTGGCACCGCGGAACGGATGCGTCGCTACGCCCAGGAAGCGCCAACGTTGGCTCTGCGGGCCGTTCTCGCTGCCCTGGACCAGGCGCAGTTGCCCCCAGAACGGATCACCCACCTGATCACGGTCTCCTGCACCGGCTTCCAGGCGCCCGGCGTCGATCTCTCCCTGATGACCGCCCTGAAGCTGCCCGCCGATGTCGCCCGCACCCACGTGGGGTTCATGGGGTGCCATGGAGCCCTGAACGGTCTGCGGGTGGCTGCCGGATTCACCGGGGCTGATCCTGAAGCCTGTGTCCTGCTCTGCGCGGTTGAGCTCTGCAGCCTCCACCTGCAGTACGGCTGGGAGGCCGAGCGGATCGTGGCCAATTCCCTGTTCGCCGACGGCGCCGCCGCCCTCGTGGCCTGCGGAAAGGAGCCTGAGGCTGAGTCGCCTTCAGCCCCTCGGCTGCGGCGCTTGATCGCCAGCGGCTCCCTGCTGGTGCCCGACAGCACCGAGGCGATGTCGTGGGCGATTGAGGATCACGGCTTCGCCATGGGCCTGTCCCCACGGGTCCCAGACCTGATCGCGGAGCATCTGCGGCCCTGGCTGACCGGCTGGCTGGCTGTCCATCAGCTGACGCTCGCTGCCATCGGCTCGTGGGCCGTGCATCCCGGCGGCCCCCGCATCCTCTCAGCGGTGACCGAGGCCCTGGGGCTTGATCCCCTCCTGATCGAGCCCTCCCGATCGGTGCTCAGGGACTGCGGCAATATGTCGTCGCCGACCCTGCTGTTCATCCTCGAGCGTCTGCGGCGCAGCGGCGCTCGCGGCCCCTGCCTGGCCATGGCCTTTGGCCCGGGCCTGTGTGTCGAGGTGGCCCTGCTGGCCTGA